A genomic segment from Nocardiopsis sp. Huas11 encodes:
- a CDS encoding sensor domain-containing protein, with the protein MDTTHTPFTRIAAETRYVLLGFPLAVVSFAVVLAGLAAGAGSAVAVVGLFVLVGALHTARGLAHADRVRLADLAGRTVERRPYRSPAPGAGPLRRALTPLSCSQSWLDALHAIVRFPVAVTAFVLTVTWWVGGLAGLLYPVWGWSLYTIPGYTDLGSHVYPESPVLATTVIHMVAGALFTLTAPLVVRACAQAEAGLARTMLLAPEDAGVRVRAAAHAPTEAPSREYSAV; encoded by the coding sequence ATGGACACGACCCACACCCCCTTCACCCGCATCGCCGCCGAGACCCGCTACGTACTGCTGGGCTTTCCCCTGGCCGTGGTCTCCTTCGCCGTCGTCCTGGCGGGGCTCGCCGCGGGCGCGGGCTCGGCCGTCGCCGTCGTCGGCCTGTTCGTCCTGGTGGGCGCCCTCCACACCGCCCGTGGCCTGGCCCACGCCGACCGGGTCCGCCTGGCCGACCTCGCCGGACGGACCGTCGAGCGCCGCCCCTACCGCTCCCCCGCCCCCGGGGCGGGTCCCCTGCGCCGAGCGCTGACCCCGCTCTCCTGCTCCCAGAGCTGGCTGGACGCGCTGCACGCCATCGTGCGCTTCCCGGTCGCGGTGACCGCCTTCGTCCTCACCGTCACCTGGTGGGTCGGCGGCCTGGCCGGTCTGCTCTACCCCGTCTGGGGATGGTCGCTGTACACCATCCCCGGCTACACCGACCTGGGCAGCCACGTCTACCCCGAGTCCCCGGTCCTGGCCACCACCGTCATCCACATGGTGGCGGGCGCGCTGTTCACCCTCACAGCGCCGTTGGTGGTGCGCGCCTGCGCCCAGGCCGAGGCCGGGCTGGCCCGCACGATGCTCCTGGCCCCCGAGGACGCCGGAGTGCGCGTGCGCGCCGCCGCGCACGCCCCGACCGAGGCTCCGTCGCGCGAGTACAGCGCCGTCTGA
- a CDS encoding GAP family protein, which yields MPPWEVLLPVAGLALLDTLSPATIGITLYVLLSGTRSVARPLLAFLGTVAAFYFVLGFALMLGLGAVLSSLNGLADGPAMGWGMAVLGAGLFAYGFVMPSRSRERRRPESLRTGAMVALGLATGFLEAGTALPYLGAIGIMTAAELAPSAWVPMIAAYNVVMVLPPVLLYLGYRVMGERLRPRLERWRTRVESGSREAMGWILCIAGVLLFLNGLARTGVVDALENSGAIVFLNGL from the coding sequence ATGCCACCCTGGGAAGTCCTGCTGCCCGTGGCGGGCCTGGCCCTGCTGGACACGCTCAGTCCCGCCACCATCGGGATCACGCTCTACGTCCTGCTCAGCGGGACGCGCTCGGTCGCCCGGCCGCTGCTGGCCTTCCTCGGCACCGTCGCCGCGTTCTACTTCGTGCTCGGCTTCGCCCTGATGCTCGGGCTCGGCGCGGTGCTGTCGTCGTTGAACGGCCTGGCAGACGGGCCCGCCATGGGCTGGGGCATGGCCGTCCTGGGCGCCGGCCTGTTCGCCTACGGCTTCGTCATGCCGTCCAGGTCCCGCGAACGCCGCCGACCCGAGTCGCTGCGCACGGGCGCCATGGTCGCCCTGGGGCTGGCCACCGGGTTCCTGGAGGCGGGCACCGCCCTGCCCTACCTGGGCGCGATCGGCATCATGACCGCCGCCGAGCTCGCTCCCTCCGCGTGGGTGCCCATGATCGCCGCCTACAACGTGGTGATGGTGCTCCCGCCGGTCCTGCTCTACCTCGGGTACCGGGTCATGGGGGAACGCCTGCGCCCCCGTCTGGAGCGCTGGCGCACCCGTGTGGAGTCCGGCTCCCGCGAGGCGATGGGATGGATCCTGTGCATCGCCGGTGTGCTGCTGTTCCTCAACGGGCTGGCCCGCACCGGTGTCGTCGACGCGTTGGAGAACTCCGGGGCCATCGTGTTCCTGAACGGCCTCTGA
- a CDS encoding TetR/AcrR family transcriptional regulator, with protein MPKIVDHEQRRRELTEALWRVIAESGPEAVSIRTVAAEAGLSTGALRHYFQTREELLVFAMRLAEERVTERMIAHQSAQDPATTVVDQVAGLAEQLLPLDETRLAEYRAWEAAGMLGERDTDREHRWREQRRLYRRLVAGLARLPADDPSRPHPDADVEEWSEHLHTYVDGLALQLVVTPSVVGPEGVRARLRAFLVRVEAVLARPDA; from the coding sequence GTGCCAAAGATCGTCGATCACGAACAGCGCCGCCGGGAGCTGACCGAGGCCCTGTGGCGGGTCATCGCCGAGTCGGGCCCCGAAGCGGTGTCCATCCGCACCGTGGCCGCCGAGGCGGGCCTGTCCACGGGAGCCCTGCGCCACTACTTCCAGACCCGCGAAGAGCTCCTGGTGTTCGCCATGCGACTGGCCGAGGAGCGCGTCACCGAACGCATGATCGCGCACCAGAGCGCCCAGGACCCCGCGACGACGGTGGTCGACCAGGTGGCCGGCCTGGCCGAACAGCTCCTGCCCCTGGACGAGACCCGTCTGGCCGAGTACCGGGCGTGGGAGGCCGCCGGCATGCTCGGCGAGCGCGACACCGACCGCGAGCACCGCTGGCGCGAACAGCGCCGGCTCTACCGCCGACTCGTCGCCGGGCTCGCGAGGCTCCCCGCCGACGACCCCTCCCGGCCCCACCCCGACGCGGACGTGGAGGAGTGGTCCGAGCACCTGCACACCTACGTGGACGGTCTCGCCCTCCAGCTCGTGGTCACCCCGTCGGTGGTCGGCCCGGAGGGGGTGCGCGCCCGGCTGCGCGCCTTCCTGGTCCGCGTCGAGGCCGTGCTCGCACGTCCTGACGCCTGA